The following proteins are co-located in the Thermus thermophilus HB8 genome:
- the ilvD gene encoding dihydroxy-acid dehydratase encodes MRSDQIKKGLKQAPARAMLRAVGVGDEDFGRPFVGVVNTFTDGMPCNFHLRELAQHLKAGLKEAGLFPFEFGAPAISDGISMGTPGMRASLVSREVIADSVELIAQGYLYDGMVGLSACDKTIPGTAMGVIRSGVPGMILYGGTIAPGEWQGRKLTIVEVFEAVGQRAAGKISEEELLEIERRAIPGPGACGGQYTANTMAMALEALGLSPVGYNAIPAVHPEKERATKEAGKILAWAIAHDWKPKDFLTRKSFLNAIAAVAATGGSTNAVLHLLALAKEAGVELSLDDFDQISRKTPVIADLRPWGTYTAWELYEAGGTALVFKRLLEAGLLFGEEKTLTGRTLAEEVERAYREQEGQKVVFPVEKALKPHGGLVVLKGNLAPKGAVLKLAGTERTYFEGPARVFDSEEAAMEKVLKGEIRPGDVVVIRYVGPKGAPGMPEMLSVTSAIVGEGLGPEVALLTDGRFSGGTRGLMIGHIAPEAFVGGPIALLEEGDRIRIDVEGRRLEVLLPEEELERRRARWRPRPPAFTHGLFARYAALVRQADEGAVLEDPL; translated from the coding sequence ATGAGGTCGGACCAGATCAAGAAGGGACTCAAGCAGGCCCCCGCCCGCGCCATGCTCCGGGCGGTGGGGGTAGGGGACGAGGACTTCGGAAGGCCCTTCGTGGGGGTGGTGAACACCTTCACCGACGGGATGCCCTGCAACTTCCACCTGCGGGAGCTGGCCCAGCACCTCAAGGCCGGGCTCAAGGAGGCGGGGCTTTTCCCCTTTGAGTTCGGGGCTCCCGCCATCTCCGACGGGATCAGCATGGGCACCCCGGGCATGCGGGCGAGCCTCGTAAGCCGCGAGGTCATCGCCGACAGCGTGGAGCTCATCGCCCAGGGCTACCTCTACGACGGCATGGTGGGGCTTTCCGCCTGCGACAAGACCATCCCGGGAACGGCCATGGGGGTGATCCGCAGCGGCGTCCCCGGCATGATCCTCTACGGGGGGACGATCGCCCCCGGGGAGTGGCAAGGCCGGAAGCTCACCATCGTGGAGGTCTTTGAGGCGGTGGGGCAAAGGGCCGCGGGGAAGATCAGCGAGGAGGAGCTTTTGGAGATTGAACGCCGGGCCATCCCCGGCCCCGGGGCCTGCGGCGGCCAGTACACCGCCAACACCATGGCCATGGCCCTCGAGGCCCTGGGCCTCTCCCCCGTGGGCTACAACGCCATCCCCGCCGTCCACCCCGAAAAGGAGCGGGCCACCAAGGAGGCGGGGAAAATCCTCGCCTGGGCCATCGCCCACGACTGGAAGCCCAAGGACTTCCTCACCCGGAAAAGCTTCCTCAACGCCATCGCCGCCGTGGCCGCCACGGGGGGGAGCACCAACGCCGTCCTCCACCTCCTCGCCCTGGCCAAGGAAGCGGGGGTGGAGCTCAGCCTGGACGACTTTGACCAGATTTCCCGCAAGACCCCGGTGATCGCGGACCTCCGCCCTTGGGGCACCTACACCGCCTGGGAGCTCTACGAAGCCGGGGGGACAGCCCTCGTCTTCAAGCGGCTTCTGGAGGCGGGGCTCCTCTTTGGGGAGGAGAAGACCCTCACGGGCCGCACCCTGGCGGAGGAGGTGGAGCGGGCCTACCGGGAACAAGAGGGGCAGAAGGTGGTCTTCCCCGTGGAGAAGGCCCTCAAGCCCCACGGGGGGCTCGTGGTGCTCAAGGGAAACCTCGCCCCTAAAGGCGCCGTCCTCAAGCTCGCGGGGACGGAGCGCACCTACTTTGAGGGCCCGGCCCGGGTCTTTGACTCGGAGGAGGCGGCCATGGAGAAGGTCCTGAAGGGGGAGATCCGGCCTGGGGACGTGGTGGTCATCCGCTACGTGGGCCCCAAGGGGGCACCGGGGATGCCCGAGATGCTCTCGGTGACGAGCGCCATCGTGGGGGAAGGCCTGGGGCCGGAGGTGGCCCTCCTCACCGACGGCCGCTTCTCCGGGGGCACCCGCGGCCTCATGATCGGCCACATCGCCCCCGAGGCCTTCGTGGGCGGGCCCATCGCCCTCCTGGAGGAGGGGGACCGCATCCGGATTGACGTGGAAGGCCGCCGCCTCGAGGTCCTCCTCCCCGAGGAGGAGCTGGAAAGGCGGAGGGCCCGCTGGCGGCCCCGACCCCCCGCCTTCACCCACGGCCTCTTCGCCCGCTACGCCGCCCTGGTGCGCCAGGCGGACGAGGGGGCGGTGCTGGAAGACCCGCTCTAG
- a CDS encoding c-type cytochrome encodes MKKALVLALLLGLFAQGQAVQGEALWKRLCAQCHGGRAQGARPYPGLEAAAPLFRTPEGRRYLVLVLLYGKRGEAGLMPGFPQLGDEELAALLNHLMALLKVRAEPFNPEDIKRERGQNLAPDRIQRP; translated from the coding sequence ATGAAGAAGGCCCTGGTCCTGGCCCTCCTCCTGGGCCTTTTCGCCCAGGGGCAGGCGGTCCAAGGGGAAGCCCTTTGGAAGCGCCTCTGCGCCCAGTGCCACGGGGGGCGGGCCCAGGGGGCGCGGCCCTACCCGGGCCTCGAGGCGGCGGCCCCCCTCTTTAGGACCCCTGAGGGCCGGCGCTACCTCGTCCTCGTGCTCCTCTATGGAAAGCGGGGGGAGGCGGGCCTCATGCCGGGCTTCCCCCAGCTTGGCGACGAGGAGCTCGCCGCCCTGCTCAACCACCTCATGGCCCTCCTCAAGGTGCGGGCCGAGCCCTTCAATCCCGAGGACATCAAAAGGGAGCGGGGCCAGAACCTGGCCCCGGACCGGATCCAGAGGCCCTAG
- a CDS encoding ABC transporter permease, with protein MRRLLSFHALLVYLFLYLPILVVVALSFNESRRGVHFTGFTLKWYQGLFQDPRVLEYFANTLVVALVSTLVSTVLGTLLALGLVRYRFPGKGFLRYLLYVPVVVPDVVMGVSLLLLFAFSRELLGFPRLSLLTVILGHITFQVAFVTLVVRSRLLLLDPALEEAARDLGARGFQTFLHVTLPLAWPGVAAGALLALTLSLDDFVVTFFTAGPGATTLPLYIYSSVKLGVSPKVHALSSLIVGLSAFFLALGYALSRRRL; from the coding sequence ATGAGGCGGCTCCTCTCCTTCCACGCCCTTTTGGTCTACCTCTTCCTCTACCTGCCCATCCTCGTCGTCGTGGCCCTCTCCTTCAACGAGAGCCGCAGGGGGGTCCACTTCACCGGCTTCACCCTGAAGTGGTACCAGGGCCTCTTCCAAGACCCAAGGGTCCTGGAGTACTTCGCCAACACCCTGGTCGTGGCCCTGGTCTCCACCCTGGTCTCCACGGTCCTCGGGACCCTCCTCGCCCTGGGCCTCGTGCGCTACCGCTTCCCCGGCAAAGGCTTCCTCCGCTACCTCCTCTACGTCCCCGTGGTGGTGCCCGACGTGGTCATGGGGGTTTCCCTCCTCCTCCTCTTCGCCTTCTCCCGCGAGCTTTTGGGCTTTCCCCGGCTTTCCCTCCTCACGGTGATCCTGGGGCACATCACCTTCCAGGTGGCCTTCGTGACCCTGGTGGTGCGCTCCCGGCTCCTCCTCCTGGACCCCGCCCTGGAGGAGGCCGCCCGGGACCTGGGGGCGAGGGGGTTCCAGACCTTCCTCCACGTGACCCTTCCCCTGGCCTGGCCGGGGGTGGCGGCGGGGGCGCTCCTCGCCCTCACCCTCTCCCTGGACGACTTCGTGGTCACCTTCTTCACCGCGGGGCCTGGGGCCACCACCTTGCCCCTTTACATCTACTCCAGCGTGAAGCTCGGGGTGAGCCCCAAGGTCCACGCCCTCTCCAGCCTGATTGTGGGGCTCAGCGCCTTCTTCCTCGCCCTGGGGTATGCTCTTAGCCGGAGGAGGTTATGA
- a CDS encoding ABC transporter permease codes for MNEAATPLQRLFRILVTVGPGALWLFLFVLLPTFLVLLASFMSRGPYGELSGPWGFHNYLRLLEAPYLKAFAQSLLLGALTTLLAALLGYPLAFYLAGHPRRDLLLLLLLLPFFTNFLIRVYAWLVLLQREGLVNAFLQAFGLGPLGLYPSFLAVLLASLYTFLPFFVLPVYASVERIDWQLLEAAYDLGARPFRAFLHAVLPQTYPGLFAGSVLVFIPAMGTFVVADLLGAGRVVLIGNLIQQQFGVTRDWAFGAALSVFLMAFVLLSLYLYARLQGERGLEDLV; via the coding sequence ATGAATGAGGCGGCGACACCCCTACAGCGGCTTTTCCGCATCCTGGTCACCGTGGGTCCGGGGGCCCTTTGGCTTTTCCTCTTCGTCCTCTTGCCCACCTTTCTCGTCCTCCTCGCCTCCTTCATGAGCCGGGGGCCTTACGGGGAGCTTTCCGGCCCCTGGGGCTTCCACAACTACCTCCGGCTCCTCGAGGCCCCTTACCTCAAGGCCTTCGCGCAAAGCCTCCTCCTCGGGGCCCTCACCACCCTGCTCGCCGCCCTCCTGGGCTATCCCCTCGCCTTCTACCTCGCGGGCCACCCCCGGCGGGACCTGCTTCTCCTCCTTCTCCTCCTGCCCTTCTTCACCAACTTCCTCATCCGGGTCTACGCCTGGCTCGTCCTCCTGCAGAGGGAGGGCCTGGTGAACGCCTTCCTCCAGGCCTTTGGCCTCGGGCCCCTCGGCCTCTACCCTTCCTTCCTGGCGGTCCTCCTCGCGAGCCTCTACACCTTCCTGCCCTTCTTCGTCCTCCCCGTCTACGCCAGCGTGGAGCGGATTGACTGGCAGCTTCTGGAGGCGGCCTACGACCTCGGGGCGAGGCCCTTTAGGGCCTTCCTCCACGCCGTCCTTCCCCAGACCTACCCGGGGCTTTTCGCGGGAAGCGTCCTCGTCTTCATCCCCGCCATGGGCACCTTCGTGGTGGCCGACCTCTTGGGGGCGGGGCGGGTGGTCCTCATCGGCAACCTCATCCAGCAGCAGTTCGGCGTCACCCGGGACTGGGCCTTCGGGGCGGCCTTGAGCGTCTTCCTCATGGCCTTCGTCCTCTTAAGCCTCTACCTCTACGCCCGCCTCCAGGGGGAAAGGGGGCTTGAGGACCTGGTATGA